The Paenibacillus beijingensis nucleotide sequence TCTTTTGGTCGAAAATCAACAATAAACGAAAAAAGAGCCATTTCAAAGAAAGATGTGTTGGCTTGACCTTCACGTAACGGAAGCGTTTATGCTAATGGTATCTCAGGTGGGATATAGGAGGCATTATGAAAACACTGATAAGGGACGTCACCATCTTAACAATGAATGATGAGGCCCCGTTTGTAGGGGATATTTTGATTGATGAAGAGCGCATTACAAATATTCAAGCGGAAGTAATTGCTGATGCTGACGAGGTAATAAAGGCAACGGGCATGGTGGCTATGCCAGGGCTAATTAATGCTCATCAACATACACCGATGAGTTTGCTAAGAGGTTTTTCAGATGATCTCAAGCTCATGGACTGGTTGGACAAGAAGATGCTTCCTGCAGAAGCAAGAATGACCCCAGAAGATATTTATTGGGGCGCCAAGCTTTCCATGGCTGAAATGATCCGATCCGGTACGACGACGTTTGCCGATATGTATATCCATATGAATGAAGTTGCCTTTGCTGCTGAGGAGGTCGGAATGCGCGCCTCCTTAACCCGTGGATTGGTTTTTCTTGCGGATGATGGAGGCAAGAGGATGGGCGAAGCCCTTGATCTGATCAACCGTTGGACTGGAAAGGCTGAAGGGCGAATCACGACCATGTTGGGGCCGCATTCGCCTTACACATGCCCAAAGGAGCCTTTTAAGGAAGTGATCGCACTAGCAGAAAAACTGAAAATGCCTATACACACTCATTTGGCCGAGACGAAAGAAGAAGTGATTAAAATAAGAGAGAAATACAATCAAACACCGGCTGAGTTTTTATATAACATCGGTCTCTTTGAGCGTACGCACGCCTTGTTAGCCCACAGTGTGCATTTGAACAGTCATGATATAGGGTTACTAAAGGGGATGAAAGGAGGGGTCTCCCATAATCCTGTCAGTAACTTAAAGCTCGGATGTGGCATTGCTCCAGTCTTAGACATGATAGAGCAAGGTATTACGGTTGGATTAGGTACCGATGGAGCAGGAAGTGCGACGACTGTTGATATGTTTGAAGAAATCAAAGCCGCGACCTGGCTGCAAAAGTTAGATCACGGTGATCCGACGCGATTGCCGGCATCACAGGCCCTTCTCATGGCTACCCGAGAAAGTGCCAAATTGTTGAACATTCATGATGAAGTAGGCACTCTCGAGATTGGTAAAAAGGCTGATATTATTCTAATCGATATTAGAAAGCCTCATTTGCAGCCGATTCACCATATCGAATCACTCATGGCATACAGCGTGAATGGTGGAGATGTGGATACGACAATCGTGAATGGTAAAACCCTAATGCGCGGCAGACAGCTTCTCACTATCGATGAAGAGGAGCTGTTTAAACAGGTTTCCTGTCGTTCCAAGCGGATTACAGAAGGTGTATAAGTAGTTTCTTTCCCTTGTTCTCGTATATCTTTCCGCCAAATTGGTGGTTTCTTTTTTGCAGTAAGATATGAAGACAATCAAAGTGTTTGGAAACAAATAAATGAAGAAGAGAGTATTCCGACTTCCAACCAAGACATTTTCTTGGTCGGTGGTTGATGAGGTGGAGGGCATGAGCCAGTTCCTCGTCGGTAACCTCAGCAAAGTCTTTACCTTTTGGGGAAAACTCGATATAAGTTCTTATCTTTTAAAGATCTATGTTCTTGTCGGGTGACAGCAGTTTTTTTTCATCCAGGAGCATTTCATCGCCAATTTATCAGACATTTATATATAATCCAAATTATATAAAAAAGTATTTGGCAATACCGGATTAAAACGAATAAGGACCTTCAGGGAGTTCCCCCTGACGGTCCTTGTTCTAGGATCAAGCTGCCACGTCACCGTCTAATAACGAGTCGGATTCGAACTTGCGCTTCTTGCCTGTCATCAGGTAGAAGACGGGGATGACGACAAGCGTCAGCAAGGTCGACGTCGTAAGTCCGCCGATGACTGTAATGGCCAGACCGCCCGAGATAAGGCTGGTCGTCGACTGTGAGAGGGCGAGCGGCAGGAGCGCCAATATCGTCGCAGCCGCCGTCATCAGAATCGGTCTCAGACGCGTCTTGCACGCTTCGACGATCGCTTCCGTCAGCGCCATGCCGGACTTCGCGTTGCGTTCCACCCGGTCGAGCAGCACGACGGCGTTCGTCACGACGATGCCGACCAGCATCAGCATCCCGATCATGGAGCTCATCGACAGCGTCTGGCCGGTAATGAGCAAACCGCCGAGCGAGCCGACCGGAACGAACAGCAGCGACGACAAAATGATAAGCGGCGTGCGCAATCCGCCGAACGTGACGCTCATGACGAGGAAGACGAGACCGATTGCCGCGGCCATGGCGATCAAGATGTTCTGGAAGCCGCTGTTAATCATCTCGAGTCCGCCGCCGAATTGAACTTCAACGCCGCTTGGCAGCGTCAAGCTTTCAACGTCTTTCTGGACGGCAGCCGTTACGGCAGCCGTGTCCGAGCCTTTGACGGTGCCGCTTACTTTGGCATACATCTTCCCGTTGTCGTGGTTCACGGACACCGGCGCGGTTGTGACGCTCACGTCGGCGATATCCTTAAGCGGCTTCATACCTGCGCTTGTCGGAATCAGGATGTTCTCCAGCTGAGCCTGGGAAGTGATCTGCTGCGCGTACGACAGCCTGAGATCCCAGGATTTGCTGTCCAGCGTGTAGGTTCCGGCATCGACGGGCTTCAATTGCTCGCCAACCGCCTGCATGATCTGGAAGTACGACACGCCCGCGTCTTGTCCGGCCTGGTTGATCGTCACTTCCCATTTGGGCGTGACGTCCTTCAAGTTGTTCGTAACGTCCTTCAGCCCGTCGTTCTGATTCAACAAATTCTCGACTTGGCCGGCTGCCTTGGCCAGCGCGTCCCGGTCGGTAGCATAGAGGCTGACGTCGACGTTGTTGCCGGTCGGCGGCCCCTCGGCAGCGGCTTCTTTGATATCGACCGTCGTATCTGGAGCAACCGCGGTTACGGCGGCCGTAATGTCTTTGGTCGCTTGCTCGATCAGCGGTTCGGTCTCGGTTCCTTTCTGCAAATTGACGATAAAGGCCGCTTTGTTGTTTGAAGAACCGGAGCTGAACGGATCGCCCGCGCCGCCCCCGATGGTCACTTGATAATTGTCCACGCCGCCCAAGCTTTGAAGATACTGCTCCACCTTGGCGCTTGCCGCGCTCGTCTGCTCCAAGCCGTTCTTCGCAGGCAGGCTCAAGCTGATCTGAAGCGACGGGGCGGAGCCTGCCGGCAAGAACGAAACGCCAAGCAGCGGAATCGTGGCCAGGGAGCCGATCAGCAGCACGATCGCGCCGGTCAGCACGAGTGCCCTGCGTTTCAGGGCGCCGCGAATCAGCTTCCCGTAGCCGCGGACAAGCGCGCCTTCCTTCGGATGCGGCTTCACCTTGTTGAAAAACTTGGCGCCCAGAACCGGAATCAGCATCATGGACACAAACAGCGACGTCATAATGGCGATGACGACAGCGACGGCAAAAGGCCGGAAAAATTCGCCGATAATGCCCGACACGAAGGCCAGCGGAAGGAACACGACGACCATCGCAATCGTCGACGAGCCGACGGCGCTGATCACTTCCTTGGTGGCGCGGTATGCCAGCTCCTTGCCGCTCAGCTCGCTGCCTTTTTCCTGACGCCACCGGTATATATTCTCGATCACGACGATGCTGTCGTCGACGATTCTGCCGATCGACACCGCGATGCCGCCGAGCGTCATGATGTTCAGGGTGTAGCCCATTTGGTCAAGCAAGGCGATCGTCGCGAAGATCGAGATCGGCAGCGATAGAATGGAGATCAGGGTGGCCCTTACATTCCGCAGAAAAAGGAAGATGATGAGGACACAGAACAACGCCCCGTACAACCCTTCCCGGATCAGTCCGGATACCGATTCTTCAATTTCTTCCCCTTGGTCCGCAATGACATGGATATCCATGCCGACGGTGTTCTGATAAGAAGAGAGCAAGTCTTTGACTTCGTTCGCGACGTCGGCCGTATTGGCGTCCTGATTTTTCACGACTTGCACGACGTAGCTTTCCTTGCCGTTAAAGCGCGAAATCTCGTTCTGCTCAGAGACGGTCGTCACTGTGGCGATATCCGATAATTTGATGGCCGAGTCCGCGCCGGGATTGCCGGCGTCCGGACCGGCGCTTGGAGCGCCCGGTCCCGCACTAGAAGCGCCTGCACCTGCACCTAATCCGCCGCCAGCCTGCAGCTTCAGATCTTTGATCTGCTGAACGGCGTCCGTTCTGCCGACCAGGCGGATCGGAATCGTCGCATCGTCCTGACTGACGGAACCGAGCGGCAGCGCGTAGTTTTTGGCTTGGATGGCGCTTTGGATTGTGCTCAGCGAGATTCCGTATCGATTGGCTTTGTCTTTGTCTACGACGATGTTCAGATGCTCCGATTTGGTGCCGCTCAGCTCGACCGAGCTTACGCCTTCGATCTGCTGAAGCTTTGGCACGACTTCTTCTTCAAGCTGCTTTTGCAGCCCGGCCGCATCGTTCTTCGTGGAGAAAATGGCCGCTTCATAGATCGGTTGGGACCCCGCAGACAGGCGCTGCACGTTCACCGTTGCCTTTTCGGGCAGGTTCACTTTGGCCAGTGCGCCTTCCACGTCGGCGGTCATCTTATCCATGTCTTTGCCGAACGGATATTGCACGAAAATGCTGGCCGCATTCTCCGAAGAGGTGCTGGTTAGCGAATCGTAACCTTTAAGCCCGATCAAACTGTCCTCGATCGGCTTCGTGATGTCGGATTCGATCTCTTCGGTCGAAGCGCCCGGGTAGACGGCCTGAACGAATATGGCCGGAAAGCTGACGTCCGGGAACGTCTGCTGCTTGATGCGGGTCGTCGAATACATTCCGAGTACCGTCACCAGAATGCTAAGGATCACGACGGCAACGCCATTTTTCAAACTTATTCGGCTTAAATAATTCATACTCTCTCTCCTCTCGTCTCCTAAGAGGAGTATATAAAGCGAATTTGAACCCAATATGAACGGAGTTTATCAATTGGAGACGGAATGACCTCCGGCCTTCGGGAGACTCACGGTAAATGTCGTTCCATGTCCCGGCTGGCTCTCTACCGTTATTTCGCCGTGATGAAGCTGGACGATCCGCTTCGCGAGCGACAGGCCGAGACCGTTGCCTTTGACGGCGGCAGTCCGCGATTTGTCCGCTTTGTAGAAAGGGTCGAAGATATGGCCGCGATCCGCTTCGTCTATTCCGATGCCGTTGTCCGCCACCTTTACGGTCACGTTGTCTTCGCTTTCGGCGAGCGAGATATGGATTCGTCCGGATTCCGGCGTGAACTTGATCGCGTTGTGAAGGAGGTTCGTCCATACTTGGCTGAGCAAATCTTCATCCGCGTCCAGCACCGACTCCGCCAGCGAAAGTTCGATGTCAAGCTTCTTCGATTTCCACTGCGGTTCGCAGGCGATCACGACATTTCGCAGCTGCTCGTCAAGACGGACGGGCTTCTGATGAAAGGGCTGGTGACCGGACTGGAGCGAGGAGAGGCGCAGCAGATTTTGTCCCATCCGGGACAGACGCTCGCTTTCCTCCTCAATGATCGTCAAGTAACGAAGGCGCTGGGCTTCGTCCATCCGCTTATGCTTGAGCGCCTTTGTAAAACCGGAAATCGACGTGAGCGGCGATTGAATTTCGTGGGAGACGTTGTTGACGAAGTCTGTGCGCATCCGGTCCAACATTCCCAGCTCGCCGGCCATGTAATTAAAGCTGTTCGTCAGCTGGCCGACCTCGTCCTTCCGTTTGGAGCGGAGCGCGACGCTGAAGTCGCCGGCGGCGAGCCTGCGGGTCGCGGCGTTCAACTTCCGCAGCGGCTGAATGATGTAGCGGGCGAATATGAGAATAAGCAGGCTGCCGACTGCGAGCGCGATCGCCAAAACCGTCAAGAGAGACTGGCGGAATTTGTCGGAAAGAGTCTCAATGCTCTCGAACCTCGGACTAAAGAACAAGGCATAGTTTTGATCCTGCAGCTGCATCGGAAGGCCGATCAGCAAATAGGGCCCGCGTCCGATATGAGAGGCTTTCCCATGATAGATCCCGCCGCTTAGCACGCTTCCGATCTGCGCTTCGCCGAAGAAGCCGAGGGGACCCTGGGGATTATTATTATAGACCGGCTGTTTGCGTGAATTATAGATTTCGATTCGATATAGAAGAGAGAAGCCGTTTAAAAAAGCGTCCCTGTTCTCGGGAGAAGTTTGCTGCAGCGACGAAATGATATGCCTCCCGTTGCGGATCATCTGTTCTTCGACCAGTCCGTCCAATTGCCTGGAGTACAGCTGGTCGGAGATTGCGAAGCTGACCGCAAGGCTCAGGATAACAGCGCCGATAAAAACGAGTACGGTTCGCACGTAGAGGGACTTAATCATGGTATACCTCCAACCGGTAGCCGAGACCGCGCAGCGTCACGATGCGAAAGGCTGCTTCGTATGCCGCGAACCGCTCACGCAGGCGCTTGATATGGACGTCGACCGTTCGTTCGTCGCCTTCGTAATCCATCCCCCAAATCTGGTCGATAAGCTGGCTGCGCGTGAACAGCTGGCCGGGGTAGCTCGCCAATTTGTAGATCAGCTCGAACTCCTTTAGCGGAAGCGTCGCCATCGCTCCGTTCTGTTTGTCGACGATTTGGTAGCCGATCCGGTCGAGTGTCAAATCGCCCAACTGGATTTGCTGGTCGGTTGCGATGCGGTACCGCTTCAGCAATGCCTTCACCCGGAACACCATTTCCATCGGGTCGAACGGCTTGGTCAAGTAATCGTCCGTTCCGAGCTGGAAGCCTTTGATCTTCTGATCCGCTTCGCTCCTCGCCGTAACGATCAGAATCGGCATGTCGCCCATGGCGCGGATCCGCCGGCACAATTCGAAGCCGTCCAGCTTCGGCATCATAATATCGAGAATGACCATGTCAACCGATTGTTCGGAGATATATGTCCAAGCTTCTTCGCCGTTCGCCGTCTCGACGATGTCGAAGCCTTCGTCGGACAAGTACAAATTGACCAATTCGCGAATGTGCGGATCGTCGTCCACCACCATAATCCGGGTCATGTCGGGTCACCTATCCTTATCTGGGAGTGTGTTATTAATGTAATCGTTGTGGGGGTTGAATTGCAAAAGCGTTTTTTAAGGCAAAGGATAAAAGCAGAGTCCGAAAAACAAAAAAATCGCGTATTTACGCGATTTGTAGCAGAATTAATATCCGGGCGGGAGCGGGTCTTCCGCCTCGAAATTTGTTGAAAAACATGCGTTTGTACATCTTTTTTCTTTACTATTTATCCACCTCGTAAAATTCCTGCGAATATACATTTATTTCAGGCCCATGCGTATGTTTAGGCAAAAAAAGCTTGGAATACCTGCGCAATAGCAGGAATTCCCTCTCGATTAGCGATTTCGATCGATAATACCTGCACAAATGCAGGTTTGAAGGCTCGTCCGCGCGAACTGCCTCGGGTCGTTTCATGCGCCACGGCTTTTGCCCATCTGTACCGCGGAAAAAAGCCGAAACAGAAGGTTCATCGTGCAAAGGGTGGAGGCCCGCTCGTTTAGAAACCGATGGCGCAGCCATCTTTGCGCGGATCCGAGCCGCCCTGAAGAACGCCCGTATCCGGATCGATCCGGATTCCCTGGTATCCGCCGACGCCGAAAGCATCGCCATCCCCGGGCTGCAGAATCGTGTAACCGATGCCGGCGAGCTCCCGGCTCGTTTCCTCGCCGATGCCGGTTTCCAGATAAAGGCCGTCGTTATAATGCCGGAACCGCGGAGCTTCGCCCGCCTCCTGGATGTTCATGCCGAAGTCGATCATATTGACCAGCACCTGAACCTGTCCTTGTGGCTGCATATCGGCGCCCATCACCCCGAACGAGACGAGCGGCTTGCCGTTTTTCAACACGAGGGACGGAATGATCGTGTGAAAAGGCCGTTTGCGCGGAGCGACCGCATTGACATGGGAAGGGTGGAGGGAGAACAAGGAACCGCGGTTTTGCAGGAAGATTCCGGTGTCCTCCACGAGTTCCCCGCTGCCGAACAGGCTGAACACGCTGTTGACGACGGAAGCGATGTTGCCCTCGTGGTCGACGACGGTCAGATAGACCGTATCACCGCCCAGTTCAATTCCCGGCGGGGCCGCGACCGAAGCGGAATTGCGGATCCTATCGGCCAATTCCGCCGCGTATTCCTTGGATAAGAGGCGGTCGACAGGCAGTTCGGCAAAATCCGAGTCCGCGATATAGCGGTCCCGGTCGGCATACGCGAGTTTTTTGGCTTCGGCGAATAGGCGAATATAGTCCGCCGAGTTATGCCCCATCGAGGCCACATCGAATTGCTCCAAAATATTGAGCATTTCCAGCACGACGAGCCCTTGACCGTTGGGCGGGATTTCAAGAATCGAATGTCCCCGATAGGTCGTCGAGATCGGCTCCACCCAGTCGGATTGATGGCTCGCAAAATCGCTTTTTCGCAGCAAGCCGCCTTCCCGAATCATAAACGCTTCGATTTGATCGGCGATCTTTCCTTGGTAAAAAGCGTTTTTTCCTTGCTCGGCCAGCAGCTTCAGCGTTGCGGCAAGATCGGGCTGCTTAAAGAGCGTCCCTTCTGCCGGCGCCTTGCCGTTCATTAAATATTTGCGGCTCGCTTCCGCGGATTTACGCAGCAGCGGTTCCGCTTTCGACCAATAGTAAGCGACCATTTCGCTTACCGGAAAACCGTTCTCGGCATATCGGATCGCCGGAGCGAGCACTTCCTTAAACGACATCGTTCCATACTTTGCGAGCAGCTGGGCCCATCCGTCCACGACGCCGGGGACCGATACGGACAGCGGCCCGTGATCGGGAATTTGCTCGTAACCCATTGACCGGTACGCTTCCACCGATGCCATCGCGGCCGAACGTCCGCTTGCATTCAAGCCTTCGATTGTTCCCGTTTTCCCGTCATGAACAAGGGCGAACATATCGCCGCCGAGGCCGGTCATCATCGGTTCCACGACGCATAACACGGCGGCGACCGCAACCGCGGCATCAAAAGCGTTGCCGCCGGATTGTAAAATCTCGATTCCGGCCGCGGAGGCCAGAGGCTGACTGGTAGCGACCATACCCCGGGCCGCATGGATGACGGAGCGCGTTTGCTGACGATACCCTGATGGACGATCAAACATTGCACAAACCCCTTTCGATTTTACGAGTCCGAGTGAGAAAGCTTTGGGCGCTACCTGCGAGAGCCCCTTTTATTTATCGTTTAATTTGGTACAATTCAATTAATAGAATGAAAAGCTACGAGGTGACCCTAATCGTGATCGATGAAATCGACTCCCATATTTTGCAGGAGCTAGCTAAAAACAGCCGGGTCTCATATGTAGATCTCGCAAAAGAAATCGGCTTATCCCGGGTAGCCGTGCGCGAGCGGATTGACCGACTGGTGGAGCAGGGGATAATCGAGCAATTCTCCATCGTCATTAACGCCGAACGGCTGGGCAAAAATATTTCCGCCTTTTTCGAAATCGACGTCGAGCCGAAGCATCTGGACGATGTCGCCTCGACGCTGTCGGATAACGACAGCGTTGCCGCCTTGTACCAAATGACAGGACCCTGCACGCTTCACATGCATATCCTTGTGGAAGACCACAAAGCGCTGGAGCAATTTTTGAAAGAACATATTTACTCCCTGGAAGGAATCACCCGCGTCGAAAGCCACATTTTGCTCAAACGGTACAAAGCCCAGAACGGAATCAATATCTAAATGTAAACCAACGACAAGCTGCCAATTATTTGGCAGCTTTTCTTACATATTGTAGAAATTCATTCCCCTTCCTTAATCATTTCGTTGAGACCGGAATTCGGACTCGTATTTCAAAATGTATGCTAATAAATCGTTGGAGTTAATTTTTGCAGACAAATTGACTGATGTCAATTCATTAATATTTATTTTTTTATTTTTTGCTTTCATTTGTTGAAAAATCGAAAAGGTGTGATGTATAATCACCTTGTAATGTAAAAATATATAACGCCAGGGGAGTGGTTCATTTGTCGAAAAGGAAAACCGCGTTGTCAGCCGTCTTTATGATTTGTATCCTGTTGCTTTCCGCTTGTGGCAGTTCGGGTAAAACGGAGACGTCCGCAAATGCAACGCCAGCTGCCTCCGAATCGGACAAAACGTCCGAGCCCGCTCCGGAAAAGAAAACCGACTTTCCGAAGCAGCCTGTAAAAATGGTCATTCCGTATCCGCCCGGCGGCGGCTCCGACGTTTTGTTCCGGCTGGTCGCTTCTTATGCCGAGCGTCATCTGGGCCAGCAGATCGTACCGGTTAATATGGCCGGCGCATCGGCGACGATCGGCTCCCGTTTTGTCAAAGACGCCAAGCCGGACGGTTATACCATTCTCGGCTCCCACCAGGTTGTAGCGACGGCGCAGCATACCGGCATTGTCGATTACGGCTTTTCATCTTTCGAAGGCATCAACCAAATTACGTCCACTCCTCACATTCCATCCGTCACCAAAGCGTTTTCCGAAAAGAACAATGTGAAAAATATGACCGATTTTATTAATTACGTAAAAGCGAATCCGGGCAAGGTCATCTGGGCCTATACCGTCGGTTCCGAGGACCATTACACGATCGCGGCCCTGCTTGATAAAGCCGGCGTCGATCCGCGTTCGTTGAAATACGTAAGTTATCCGGGTACGGGGCCGCAATATGCCGCGATGGTTGCGAACCAGGTTGAAGGCATGGTCGCCGACTACGCATCCGGCAAAGGCTACTTTGAGTCGGGCGATCTCGTTCCGCTCGGCATCGTAAATACGGAGCGCAACGCCGCCCTGCCTGATGTGGCAACGGTGAAAGAACAAGGGATTGACTTCACTCTTCCGGTAGCCCGCGGAATGATGGCTCCGAAAGGGACGCCGGCTGAAGTGCTCGAAGTGCTGAACGAAGCCTATAAAAAAGCGCTGGAAGATCCGGAGCTGCAGAAAAAAATCGCGGAACTGGGCAGCTTTGCGATGTACAAGCCGCATGACGAGTACAACACGTTTTTGCAGGAGCTTGATGCGGAAATGGCCAAGCTCGCGGATAAAATGAAGTAACGTTAGGAAGGTGTCGAGCATGGCAGACCGAATCTTTTCGCTTGCCGCATTGTTTATCGCCGGGCTGTTTCTATACGAGTCCCGGCTGTTCGCGGAGAAGAAAGGCGTCCAAGCCTTCTCCTCCGCCTTTTTTCCAAGGCTCATCATTTATGCGCTGATCCTTTTTTCGGTCATTTTGCTCATACAGAGCTTTATCAAGCGAGGCAAACGTGCTCCGAAAGGAGCCTTCATCGCCTACTTGCGGAAACATTGGCGCGTTCCGTTCATGTTCGCATGGTTTGCCGTCTATTTGATTTTGATGCCGATGGTCGGATTTGTCCCCAGTACGATTCTGTTTCTCTTCATCGGTTTTCTGATGCTTAATTTCCCGTTTGTGCCCAAGAAGCTGCTGCTTTACATTCCTCTGTCCTTTGTTCTGACCTTTGCGATCCAATTCATTTTCGAGCGGGAATTGAACGTTTTACTGCCTTAAGTTTCACGGAAAGGAGTGAATCCGAGTGGATATGATCCATCTGCTTCAGGCTTTTGAAGAAGTGATGAAGCCTATCAATTTGTTCTATTTGTTTATCGGCACGCTTGCGGGCATTATCGCCGGCTGCATACCGGGGCTTACTTTTACAACCGCGATCATGCTGGCCTTTCCCTTTACGTTCGGCATGGAGCCGATTTCAGGCTTGACGCTGATGATCGGCATCTATACCGGCGGCGCGTCAGGGGGATTGATCGCAAGCACCTTGATCGGCATTCCGGGCACGCCGTCGTCGGTTACGACCATGTTCGACGGCTATCCGATGACACTGAAGGGAGAGCCGGGACGGGCGCTTGGCCTTGGCATTCTGTCTTCGGCGGTGGGGACCGTATTCGGGGCGCTTATCCTGTTTTTCCTGGGACCACTGGTGGCGATGATCTCGCTAAAATTCGGACCGTGGGAAGTGTTCTCTCTTGTCTTATTCGCCTTGACCTTGATCGCGGGATTAAGCGGCAA carries:
- a CDS encoding amidohydrolase → MKTLIRDVTILTMNDEAPFVGDILIDEERITNIQAEVIADADEVIKATGMVAMPGLINAHQHTPMSLLRGFSDDLKLMDWLDKKMLPAEARMTPEDIYWGAKLSMAEMIRSGTTTFADMYIHMNEVAFAAEEVGMRASLTRGLVFLADDGGKRMGEALDLINRWTGKAEGRITTMLGPHSPYTCPKEPFKEVIALAEKLKMPIHTHLAETKEEVIKIREKYNQTPAEFLYNIGLFERTHALLAHSVHLNSHDIGLLKGMKGGVSHNPVSNLKLGCGIAPVLDMIEQGITVGLGTDGAGSATTVDMFEEIKAATWLQKLDHGDPTRLPASQALLMATRESAKLLNIHDEVGTLEIGKKADIILIDIRKPHLQPIHHIESLMAYSVNGGDVDTTIVNGKTLMRGRQLLTIDEEELFKQVSCRSKRITEGV
- a CDS encoding efflux RND transporter permease subunit; the encoded protein is MNYLSRISLKNGVAVVILSILVTVLGMYSTTRIKQQTFPDVSFPAIFVQAVYPGASTEEIESDITKPIEDSLIGLKGYDSLTSTSSENAASIFVQYPFGKDMDKMTADVEGALAKVNLPEKATVNVQRLSAGSQPIYEAAIFSTKNDAAGLQKQLEEEVVPKLQQIEGVSSVELSGTKSEHLNIVVDKDKANRYGISLSTIQSAIQAKNYALPLGSVSQDDATIPIRLVGRTDAVQQIKDLKLQAGGGLGAGAGASSAGPGAPSAGPDAGNPGADSAIKLSDIATVTTVSEQNEISRFNGKESYVVQVVKNQDANTADVANEVKDLLSSYQNTVGMDIHVIADQGEEIEESVSGLIREGLYGALFCVLIIFLFLRNVRATLISILSLPISIFATIALLDQMGYTLNIMTLGGIAVSIGRIVDDSIVVIENIYRWRQEKGSELSGKELAYRATKEVISAVGSSTIAMVVVFLPLAFVSGIIGEFFRPFAVAVVIAIMTSLFVSMMLIPVLGAKFFNKVKPHPKEGALVRGYGKLIRGALKRRALVLTGAIVLLIGSLATIPLLGVSFLPAGSAPSLQISLSLPAKNGLEQTSAASAKVEQYLQSLGGVDNYQVTIGGGAGDPFSSGSSNNKAAFIVNLQKGTETEPLIEQATKDITAAVTAVAPDTTVDIKEAAAEGPPTGNNVDVSLYATDRDALAKAAGQVENLLNQNDGLKDVTNNLKDVTPKWEVTINQAGQDAGVSYFQIMQAVGEQLKPVDAGTYTLDSKSWDLRLSYAQQITSQAQLENILIPTSAGMKPLKDIADVSVTTAPVSVNHDNGKMYAKVSGTVKGSDTAAVTAAVQKDVESLTLPSGVEVQFGGGLEMINSGFQNILIAMAAAIGLVFLVMSVTFGGLRTPLIILSSLLFVPVGSLGGLLITGQTLSMSSMIGMLMLVGIVVTNAVVLLDRVERNAKSGMALTEAIVEACKTRLRPILMTAAATILALLPLALSQSTTSLISGGLAITVIGGLTTSTLLTLVVIPVFYLMTGKKRKFESDSLLDGDVAA
- a CDS encoding sensor histidine kinase, whose amino-acid sequence is MIKSLYVRTVLVFIGAVILSLAVSFAISDQLYSRQLDGLVEEQMIRNGRHIISSLQQTSPENRDAFLNGFSLLYRIEIYNSRKQPVYNNNPQGPLGFFGEAQIGSVLSGGIYHGKASHIGRGPYLLIGLPMQLQDQNYALFFSPRFESIETLSDKFRQSLLTVLAIALAVGSLLILIFARYIIQPLRKLNAATRRLAAGDFSVALRSKRKDEVGQLTNSFNYMAGELGMLDRMRTDFVNNVSHEIQSPLTSISGFTKALKHKRMDEAQRLRYLTIIEEESERLSRMGQNLLRLSSLQSGHQPFHQKPVRLDEQLRNVVIACEPQWKSKKLDIELSLAESVLDADEDLLSQVWTNLLHNAIKFTPESGRIHISLAESEDNVTVKVADNGIGIDEADRGHIFDPFYKADKSRTAAVKGNGLGLSLAKRIVQLHHGEITVESQPGHGTTFTVSLPKAGGHSVSN
- a CDS encoding response regulator transcription factor, whose protein sequence is MTRIMVVDDDPHIRELVNLYLSDEGFDIVETANGEEAWTYISEQSVDMVILDIMMPKLDGFELCRRIRAMGDMPILIVTARSEADQKIKGFQLGTDDYLTKPFDPMEMVFRVKALLKRYRIATDQQIQLGDLTLDRIGYQIVDKQNGAMATLPLKEFELIYKLASYPGQLFTRSQLIDQIWGMDYEGDERTVDVHIKRLRERFAAYEAAFRIVTLRGLGYRLEVYHD
- the ggt gene encoding gamma-glutamyltransferase — translated: MFDRPSGYRQQTRSVIHAARGMVATSQPLASAAGIEILQSGGNAFDAAVAVAAVLCVVEPMMTGLGGDMFALVHDGKTGTIEGLNASGRSAAMASVEAYRSMGYEQIPDHGPLSVSVPGVVDGWAQLLAKYGTMSFKEVLAPAIRYAENGFPVSEMVAYYWSKAEPLLRKSAEASRKYLMNGKAPAEGTLFKQPDLAATLKLLAEQGKNAFYQGKIADQIEAFMIREGGLLRKSDFASHQSDWVEPISTTYRGHSILEIPPNGQGLVVLEMLNILEQFDVASMGHNSADYIRLFAEAKKLAYADRDRYIADSDFAELPVDRLLSKEYAAELADRIRNSASVAAPPGIELGGDTVYLTVVDHEGNIASVVNSVFSLFGSGELVEDTGIFLQNRGSLFSLHPSHVNAVAPRKRPFHTIIPSLVLKNGKPLVSFGVMGADMQPQGQVQVLVNMIDFGMNIQEAGEAPRFRHYNDGLYLETGIGEETSRELAGIGYTILQPGDGDAFGVGGYQGIRIDPDTGVLQGGSDPRKDGCAIGF
- a CDS encoding Lrp/AsnC family transcriptional regulator, which encodes MVIDEIDSHILQELAKNSRVSYVDLAKEIGLSRVAVRERIDRLVEQGIIEQFSIVINAERLGKNISAFFEIDVEPKHLDDVASTLSDNDSVAALYQMTGPCTLHMHILVEDHKALEQFLKEHIYSLEGITRVESHILLKRYKAQNGINI
- a CDS encoding tripartite tricarboxylate transporter substrate binding protein encodes the protein MSKRKTALSAVFMICILLLSACGSSGKTETSANATPAASESDKTSEPAPEKKTDFPKQPVKMVIPYPPGGGSDVLFRLVASYAERHLGQQIVPVNMAGASATIGSRFVKDAKPDGYTILGSHQVVATAQHTGIVDYGFSSFEGINQITSTPHIPSVTKAFSEKNNVKNMTDFINYVKANPGKVIWAYTVGSEDHYTIAALLDKAGVDPRSLKYVSYPGTGPQYAAMVANQVEGMVADYASGKGYFESGDLVPLGIVNTERNAALPDVATVKEQGIDFTLPVARGMMAPKGTPAEVLEVLNEAYKKALEDPELQKKIAELGSFAMYKPHDEYNTFLQELDAEMAKLADKMK
- a CDS encoding tripartite tricarboxylate transporter TctB family protein, with translation MADRIFSLAALFIAGLFLYESRLFAEKKGVQAFSSAFFPRLIIYALILFSVILLIQSFIKRGKRAPKGAFIAYLRKHWRVPFMFAWFAVYLILMPMVGFVPSTILFLFIGFLMLNFPFVPKKLLLYIPLSFVLTFAIQFIFERELNVLLP